Proteins from a single region of Verrucosispora sp. NA02020:
- a CDS encoding SCP2 sterol-binding domain-containing protein — protein sequence MSEAVHHFFAGLARDGGRMLRQVCGTVRFDLRYPDHVDHWLVRIDHGRVTVSRGEAAPADTVIGTDEALFLRMAHGEVKPLPAWLRNDFTADGEFRLVIMLERIFAPPPGARHPREVAGGGGPARDRA from the coding sequence ATGTCCGAGGCGGTGCACCACTTCTTCGCCGGTCTCGCGCGCGACGGCGGTCGCATGCTGCGCCAGGTCTGCGGCACGGTCCGTTTCGACCTGCGCTACCCCGACCACGTCGACCACTGGCTGGTCCGCATCGACCACGGGCGGGTGACGGTCTCCCGGGGCGAGGCGGCCCCCGCGGACACGGTGATCGGCACCGACGAGGCGCTGTTCCTGCGGATGGCGCACGGCGAGGTCAAGCCGCTGCCTGCCTGGCTGCGCAACGACTTCACCGCGGACGGCGAGTTCCGGCTCGTGATCATGCTTGAGCGGATCTTCGCCCCGCCACCGGGCGCCCGGCACCCCCGGGAGGTAGCCGGAGGCGGCGGCCCGGCCCGGGATCGGGCCTGA
- a CDS encoding glycogen debranching N-terminal domain-containing protein, translating into MKKLVRILDGNVFALSEDNGDMAFSPTNPSGFFAFDTRFLSTWRLRLDGEELHPLAVHDPSYYEIRFFLVPGHPTHYVDAKVSVIRDRWISGYGFVEQLTVLNHTGEPVDHVLRVEVDSDFAPIYNVVWPRASTLRGYREVSADRLRLGYRRERFHRLTDVSSSEPAEIDERGLTFRIRVERQGRWSTRLQVDGLVPSPNGEDIRTRLGHHGHQKGARLHHDLSEWLADAPQLTCDWEPMATTYRRGLVDLAGLRYTPLATPNESMPAAGLPWSATLIGRDSIFTCFQTLPFVPRLATTALRLFALNQGTVLDDFRDEEPGKILNEFRYGELAAFEERPQSPYFGGADVTPLFVVLLDEYERWTGDGALVRELEDTARAALRWIDEYGDVRGDGYIWYQPRNDRSGAKNHCWKDSPEAICYRDGRLPGLPRATCELQGYAYDAKRRGARLAREFWDDPAYADRLEQQAAELKQRFNRDFWIDDGGYFALALGPDGDRVDALASNMGHLLWSGIADDDKAAAVADHLLGPRLFSGWGVRTLATEQVSYNPLGYHVGTVWPFDNSLIAMGLRRYGFLAEAGVIAESIIDAAQHFAGRVPESFAGYDRALTRFPVPYPAANSPQASATGAIFLLLRTLLGLEPYGEHLVVHPAIPQRFGRIELLDIPGRWGRKDAIGNARTGAP; encoded by the coding sequence GTGAAGAAGCTGGTCCGCATCCTCGACGGCAACGTCTTCGCGCTCAGCGAGGACAACGGCGACATGGCGTTCAGCCCCACCAACCCGAGCGGATTCTTCGCCTTCGACACCCGGTTCCTGTCGACCTGGCGGCTGCGCCTGGACGGCGAGGAGTTGCACCCGCTGGCCGTGCACGACCCCAGCTACTACGAAATCAGGTTCTTCCTGGTCCCCGGCCATCCCACCCACTACGTGGACGCCAAGGTGTCGGTGATCCGGGACCGGTGGATCTCGGGCTATGGCTTCGTCGAGCAGTTGACCGTGCTCAACCACACCGGCGAGCCGGTCGACCACGTCCTGCGCGTCGAGGTGGACAGCGACTTCGCCCCGATCTACAACGTGGTCTGGCCGCGTGCCTCGACGTTGCGCGGTTACCGCGAGGTCTCCGCCGACCGTCTGCGGCTGGGATACCGGCGGGAGAGGTTCCACCGGCTCACCGACGTCTCCTCCTCCGAACCCGCCGAGATCGACGAGCGCGGGCTGACATTCCGGATCCGGGTCGAGCGGCAGGGCAGGTGGAGCACGAGGCTCCAGGTGGACGGCCTGGTCCCCAGCCCCAACGGCGAGGACATCCGGACCCGGCTCGGCCACCACGGGCACCAGAAGGGGGCGCGGCTACACCACGACCTGAGCGAGTGGCTGGCCGACGCACCCCAGCTCACCTGCGACTGGGAGCCGATGGCCACCACCTACCGGCGCGGGCTGGTGGACCTGGCGGGTCTGCGGTACACCCCGCTGGCCACACCGAACGAGTCGATGCCGGCGGCCGGACTGCCCTGGTCGGCGACGCTCATCGGCCGGGACAGCATCTTCACCTGCTTCCAGACGCTGCCCTTCGTGCCCCGCCTGGCCACCACCGCACTGCGCCTGTTCGCGCTGAACCAGGGCACGGTGCTCGACGACTTCCGGGACGAGGAGCCCGGGAAGATCCTCAACGAGTTCCGGTACGGCGAGCTGGCGGCCTTCGAGGAACGCCCGCAGTCGCCGTACTTCGGTGGGGCCGACGTCACGCCGCTCTTCGTCGTGCTGCTCGACGAGTACGAACGCTGGACCGGTGACGGTGCGCTGGTCCGCGAACTGGAGGACACCGCCCGGGCCGCGTTGCGCTGGATCGACGAGTACGGCGACGTACGCGGCGACGGGTACATCTGGTACCAGCCGCGCAACGACCGCAGCGGGGCGAAGAACCACTGCTGGAAGGACTCCCCGGAGGCGATCTGCTATCGCGACGGCCGGCTGCCCGGGCTGCCCCGCGCCACGTGCGAGTTGCAGGGGTACGCGTACGACGCGAAACGGCGTGGTGCCCGGCTGGCCCGCGAGTTCTGGGACGACCCGGCGTACGCCGACCGCCTGGAGCAACAGGCGGCGGAGCTCAAGCAGCGGTTCAACCGGGACTTCTGGATCGACGACGGTGGGTACTTCGCGCTGGCGCTGGGCCCCGACGGCGACCGGGTGGACGCGTTGGCGTCGAACATGGGGCACCTGCTGTGGAGCGGCATCGCCGACGACGACAAGGCCGCCGCCGTCGCCGACCACCTGCTCGGGCCCCGGCTCTTCTCCGGCTGGGGCGTACGCACGCTCGCCACCGAACAGGTCAGCTACAACCCGCTCGGCTACCACGTCGGCACCGTGTGGCCGTTCGACAACTCGTTGATCGCGATGGGGCTGCGCCGGTACGGCTTCCTGGCCGAGGCGGGCGTCATCGCGGAGAGCATCATCGACGCGGCGCAGCACTTCGCCGGGCGGGTACCGGAGTCGTTCGCCGGCTACGACCGCGCGCTGACCCGGTTCCCGGTGCCGTATCCGGCGGCGAACAGCCCGCAGGCCTCCGCCACCGGCGCGATCTTCCTGCTGCTGCGTACCCTGCTCGGCCTGGAACCGTACGGTGAGCACCTGGTGGTGCATCCGGCGATCCCCCAGCGGTTCGGCCGGATCGAGCTGCTCGACATCCCTGGTCGCTGGGGTCGCAAGGACGCGATCGGCAACGCCCGCACGGGCGCGCCCTGA
- a CDS encoding NUDIX domain-containing protein gives MTGLPYSHCSYCGAAYPADAGWPRVCAACGQTVWRNPLPVAVALLPVRTADGLGLVVVRRDIEPARGLLALPGGFVEYGEDWREALVRELWEETWLRADAADARLVAVHNAPAGGTMMIFGELPARRAEELPPSTPTAEATEWLVLTEPTELAFSTHTRVLADFFAARR, from the coding sequence ATGACCGGCCTGCCGTACTCGCACTGCTCGTACTGTGGTGCCGCCTATCCGGCGGACGCCGGGTGGCCCCGGGTCTGCGCGGCCTGCGGCCAGACGGTCTGGCGCAACCCGCTGCCGGTGGCCGTGGCGCTGCTGCCGGTGCGGACCGCCGACGGCCTCGGCCTGGTCGTCGTGCGACGGGACATCGAGCCGGCGCGCGGCCTGCTCGCGCTGCCCGGCGGCTTCGTCGAGTACGGCGAGGACTGGCGCGAGGCGTTGGTCCGGGAGTTGTGGGAGGAGACCTGGCTGCGCGCGGACGCGGCCGACGCCCGACTGGTCGCGGTGCACAACGCACCGGCCGGCGGCACCATGATGATCTTCGGTGAGTTGCCGGCCCGCCGGGCCGAGGAGCTTCCGCCGTCGACGCCGACGGCGGAGGCCACCGAATGGCTGGTGCTGACCGAGCCGACCGAGCTGGCGTTCTCCACCCACACCCGGGTACTGGCCGACTTCTTCGCCGCCCGGCGCTGA
- a CDS encoding LLM class flavin-dependent oxidoreductase, which produces MSLTFHWFLPTYGDSRDIVGGGHGMSAGRAGGSRPPTIGYLGQIARTAEQLGFVGALTPTGAWCEDAWLTTAMLTEVTERLKFLVAFRPGLLSPTLAAQMGATFQRLSEGRLLVNVVTGGESHEQRAYGDFLDKEARYARTDEFLHVVRALWRGETVDHAGTHVRVEQARLARLPEPAPPVYFGGSSAAAGPVAARHSDVYLTWGEPPAQVAAKLDWIRKLAAEAGRTVRFGIRLHVISRDTGDEAWAQARRLLDGIADADITAAQEGLRRSESEGQRRMLDLHGGSRDGLEISPNLWAGVGLVRGGAGTALVGSHTEVADRIAEYHALGLDEFVLSGHPHVEEAYWFGEGVLPILRARGLWHHPAGAPTVSQPAGIPFATPPVPTARR; this is translated from the coding sequence ATGTCGTTGACGTTCCACTGGTTCCTGCCCACGTACGGCGACAGCCGGGACATCGTCGGCGGCGGGCACGGCATGTCGGCGGGAAGGGCCGGCGGCTCCCGCCCACCCACCATCGGCTACCTCGGCCAGATCGCCCGTACGGCGGAGCAGCTCGGCTTCGTCGGCGCGCTGACCCCGACCGGGGCCTGGTGCGAGGACGCCTGGCTGACCACCGCCATGCTCACCGAGGTCACCGAGCGGCTGAAGTTCCTGGTCGCCTTCCGGCCCGGCCTGCTCTCGCCGACCCTCGCCGCGCAGATGGGCGCCACCTTCCAGCGCCTCTCCGAGGGGCGGCTGCTGGTCAACGTGGTCACCGGTGGCGAGTCGCACGAGCAGCGGGCGTACGGCGACTTCCTGGACAAGGAGGCGCGGTACGCGCGTACCGACGAGTTCCTGCACGTGGTGCGGGCGCTCTGGCGCGGTGAGACGGTCGACCACGCGGGTACGCACGTCCGTGTCGAGCAGGCCCGTCTGGCCCGCCTGCCGGAGCCGGCCCCACCGGTCTACTTCGGCGGCTCGTCGGCCGCGGCCGGCCCGGTCGCCGCCCGGCACAGCGACGTCTACCTCACCTGGGGTGAGCCGCCGGCACAGGTCGCCGCCAAGCTGGACTGGATCCGCAAGTTGGCCGCCGAGGCCGGGCGGACGGTCCGGTTCGGCATCCGGCTGCACGTCATCTCCCGGGACACCGGCGACGAGGCGTGGGCGCAGGCGCGACGGCTGCTCGACGGCATCGCCGACGCGGACATCACCGCCGCCCAGGAGGGGCTGCGCCGCAGCGAGTCCGAGGGTCAGCGCCGGATGCTCGACCTGCACGGCGGCTCCCGGGACGGCCTGGAGATCTCGCCCAACCTCTGGGCCGGCGTCGGGCTGGTCCGGGGTGGTGCGGGTACCGCCCTGGTGGGCAGTCACACCGAGGTCGCCGACCGGATCGCCGAGTACCACGCGCTCGGCCTGGACGAGTTCGTGCTCTCCGGGCACCCACACGTCGAGGAGGCCTACTGGTTCGGCGAGGGGGTGCTGCCGATCCTGCGCGCACGGGGGCTGTGGCACCACCCGGCGGGCGCGCCGACGGTGTCGCAACCCGCCGGCATCCCGTTCGCCACCCCGCCGGTACCCACCGCCCGGCGCTGA
- a CDS encoding aliphatic sulfonate ABC transporter substrate-binding protein, with product MRTPPPRRARTALLTALALVAAVGLTACGGSASGDDDTPRLRIGYQRFGGLSLVKARGEAPDAEWSLFESGPALTEALKAGSIDIGQTGEAPPIFAAAGKIPFSVIGTSEPIPQGEAVLVKEDSGIRTFADLKGRTVALNKGSNVHWLLVRLLEANDLTLQDINVKYLKPAEGRPAFDNGQVDAWVIWDPYFALAERPGVRILADATGLASNREYVLAHPDALAEKSPQIESFLRTYRTVTDWGIANPAERAAVLAPELKIPEDVTSRALDRSARALAPVTPAVGDELQAIADGFATLELIPGPVDIRSRIDDRFTEVYR from the coding sequence ATGCGTACCCCTCCCCCACGTCGTGCCCGCACCGCCCTGCTCACGGCGCTCGCCCTGGTCGCCGCGGTCGGCCTCACCGCGTGCGGCGGGTCGGCCAGCGGCGACGACGACACTCCCCGGCTGCGCATCGGTTACCAGCGGTTCGGCGGGCTGAGCCTGGTCAAGGCGCGCGGCGAGGCGCCGGACGCCGAGTGGTCGCTGTTCGAGAGCGGCCCGGCGCTGACCGAGGCGCTCAAGGCGGGCTCGATCGACATCGGACAGACCGGAGAGGCACCGCCGATCTTCGCCGCCGCCGGCAAGATCCCGTTCTCCGTCATCGGGACCTCCGAGCCGATCCCGCAGGGTGAGGCGGTGCTGGTCAAGGAGGACTCCGGGATCCGGACCTTCGCCGACCTGAAGGGACGGACGGTCGCCCTGAACAAGGGCTCCAACGTGCACTGGCTGCTGGTCCGGCTGCTGGAGGCGAACGACCTGACGTTGCAGGACATCAACGTGAAGTACCTCAAGCCCGCCGAGGGGCGACCGGCCTTCGACAACGGGCAGGTCGACGCCTGGGTGATCTGGGACCCGTACTTCGCCCTCGCCGAGCGCCCCGGCGTCCGGATCCTGGCCGACGCCACCGGCCTGGCCAGCAACCGCGAGTACGTGCTGGCACACCCGGACGCGTTGGCGGAGAAGTCCCCGCAGATCGAGTCGTTCCTGCGGACGTACCGGACGGTCACCGACTGGGGCATCGCCAACCCGGCCGAACGCGCCGCGGTGCTCGCCCCCGAGCTGAAGATCCCCGAGGACGTGACCAGCCGGGCCCTGGACCGCAGCGCCCGCGCCCTCGCCCCGGTCACCCCCGCGGTCGGCGACGAGTTGCAGGCCATCGCCGACGGCTTCGCCACCCTGGAACTCATCCCCGGCCCGGTCGACATCCGCTCCCGCATCGACGACCGCTTCACCGAGGTGTACCGGTGA
- a CDS encoding ABC transporter permease has translation MTRATAPPVEAPATSGPADLGTPRPAERRRRTTIPTVAWWRLASPVLLVAAWELSARAGWLAPEKLPAPSTVLATGWRLASDGTLLTHLLDSLSRAGAGLLIGGGLALILGAVAGLLRLGDDLIDPPVQMARMLPHLGLVPLLIIWVGIGESLKISLVALGAFFPLYFNTYAGIRDIDERLVEAARTCGLGTVARLRHVVLPGALPALFLGLRLAIGAAWLSLVVGEQVNAQTGIGFLMMEAREFSQTDVVVLGLLVYALLGLLSDVAIRTLERRTLSWRRGLRAT, from the coding sequence GTGACCAGGGCGACCGCGCCACCCGTCGAGGCGCCGGCGACATCGGGCCCCGCAGATCTCGGTACGCCCCGGCCCGCCGAACGGCGGCGACGCACCACGATCCCGACGGTCGCCTGGTGGCGGCTGGCCAGCCCGGTGCTGCTGGTGGCCGCCTGGGAGCTGTCCGCCCGGGCCGGGTGGCTCGCGCCGGAGAAGCTGCCCGCGCCGAGCACCGTGCTGGCCACCGGGTGGCGCCTGGCCAGCGACGGCACCCTGCTGACCCACCTGCTCGACTCGCTCAGCCGAGCCGGTGCCGGACTCCTCATCGGCGGCGGACTCGCCCTGATCCTCGGCGCCGTCGCCGGGCTGCTGCGGCTCGGTGACGACCTGATCGACCCACCGGTCCAGATGGCCCGGATGCTGCCGCACCTCGGGCTGGTACCACTGCTGATCATCTGGGTCGGCATCGGCGAGTCACTGAAGATCAGCCTGGTCGCCCTCGGCGCCTTCTTCCCGCTCTACTTCAACACCTACGCCGGCATCCGGGACATCGACGAGAGACTTGTCGAGGCGGCCCGTACGTGTGGACTGGGCACCGTCGCCCGGCTGCGGCACGTGGTGCTGCCCGGCGCGCTGCCCGCCCTGTTCCTCGGCCTCCGCCTGGCCATCGGCGCCGCCTGGCTCAGCCTGGTGGTCGGCGAACAGGTCAACGCCCAGACCGGCATCGGCTTCCTGATGATGGAGGCCCGCGAGTTCAGCCAGACCGACGTGGTGGTCCTCGGCCTGCTCGTCTACGCCCTGCTCGGGCTGCTCTCCGACGTGGCCATCCGCACCCTGGAAAGGAGGACGCTGTCATGGCGACGCGGACTTCGGGCAACCTGA
- a CDS encoding ABC transporter ATP-binding protein, whose translation MATRTSGNLTGATAVLTATGVRRDFGTTTVLAGASLSIAPGEVVALLGGSGSGKSTLLRVLAGLDEEATGETALRGTAAVVFQEHRLLPWKRVADNVALGLSGPDVAQRVDRALTEVGLADRHRAWPAELSGGQAQRVAVARALVREPDVLLLDEPFGALDALTRLRMQALLRRLRAEHGFAALLVTHDVEEALLLADRLLLLESGVIAEELDVPLGPTRTPDDPAFGALRRRLLDRLGVPT comes from the coding sequence ATGGCGACGCGGACTTCGGGCAACCTGACCGGCGCGACGGCGGTGCTGACCGCGACCGGCGTACGCCGCGACTTCGGCACCACCACCGTGCTGGCCGGTGCCTCGCTGAGCATCGCGCCGGGCGAGGTGGTCGCCCTGCTCGGCGGCAGCGGCTCCGGCAAGAGCACCCTACTGCGCGTACTCGCCGGCCTCGACGAGGAGGCCACCGGCGAGACCGCCCTGCGCGGCACCGCCGCGGTCGTCTTCCAGGAGCACCGGCTGCTGCCGTGGAAACGGGTCGCCGACAACGTCGCGCTCGGGCTCTCCGGCCCGGACGTGGCCCAGCGGGTCGACCGGGCGCTGACGGAGGTCGGCCTCGCCGACCGCCACCGCGCCTGGCCCGCCGAACTCTCCGGCGGCCAGGCACAGCGGGTCGCGGTCGCCCGAGCCCTGGTACGCGAACCCGACGTGCTGCTGCTCGACGAGCCCTTCGGCGCGCTCGACGCGCTCACCCGACTCCGGATGCAGGCACTGCTGCGCCGGCTACGCGCCGAACACGGCTTCGCCGCGCTGCTGGTCACCCACGACGTCGAAGAGGCACTGCTGCTCGCCGACCGGCTGCTCCTGCTGGAGTCCGGCGTCATCGCCGAGGAACTGGACGTACCCCTCGGCCCGACCCGGACTCCCGACGACCCGGCCTTCGGCGCGCTACGCCGCCGCCTGCTCGACCGACTCGGCGTACCCACCTGA
- a CDS encoding putative sulfate exporter family transporter, whose protein sequence is MTTDANRPATGTDSETATGSTAAADASTVGATGAPVRTESAPAGPAALPPAATPPADGSFWAWTAVGLLVVLVLAVLTRYLEQNVPTWVEGTAVEDVAGAIEYPVYAILLGLLGNAVVTLTGWRDRIAAAFRTEFFIKTGLVLLGASINLAVIASAAGPAIAQALLLISGVFLFTWWLAGRLGLDDKLRALLASAVSICGVSAAIAAAGAVRARREQLAYTASLVIVFALPSIFLLPWLADVLGLESAVAGAWIGGNIDTTAAVTAAGALAGDEALQIASIVKVTQNALMGVVAVALTAYFALHVERRAGAARPGLGELWRRFPKFVLGFVAASVIATWYLDVAGADGKATIAIVNDLRTWFFILAFVSIGLEVRVTALRQAGWRPVVVFGAATVFNLVLALGLASVLFAGFSTS, encoded by the coding sequence ATGACCACCGACGCCAACCGACCCGCGACCGGCACCGACTCCGAGACCGCCACCGGCTCGACGGCCGCTGCGGACGCCTCCACAGTGGGCGCGACCGGTGCGCCCGTACGGACCGAATCGGCACCCGCCGGTCCGGCCGCCCTGCCGCCTGCCGCGACACCGCCGGCCGACGGCTCCTTCTGGGCCTGGACCGCCGTCGGCCTGCTGGTCGTGCTCGTCCTCGCCGTCCTGACCCGCTACCTCGAACAGAACGTGCCCACCTGGGTCGAGGGCACGGCGGTCGAGGACGTCGCGGGCGCAATCGAATACCCGGTGTACGCCATCCTGCTGGGCCTGCTCGGCAACGCGGTGGTGACGCTGACCGGGTGGCGTGACCGGATCGCCGCCGCGTTCCGCACCGAGTTCTTCATCAAGACCGGTCTGGTCCTGCTCGGCGCGTCGATCAACCTGGCGGTCATCGCCAGCGCCGCCGGGCCGGCCATCGCCCAGGCGTTGCTGCTGATCAGCGGCGTGTTCCTGTTCACCTGGTGGCTCGCCGGGCGGCTCGGTCTGGACGACAAGCTGCGCGCCCTGCTCGCCTCCGCCGTCTCCATCTGCGGAGTCAGCGCCGCCATCGCCGCCGCCGGTGCGGTACGCGCCCGCCGGGAACAACTGGCGTACACGGCCAGCCTGGTGATCGTCTTCGCGTTGCCGTCGATCTTCCTGCTGCCCTGGCTGGCCGACGTGCTCGGGTTGGAGTCGGCGGTGGCCGGCGCCTGGATCGGCGGCAACATCGACACCACCGCCGCCGTCACCGCCGCCGGTGCGCTGGCCGGTGACGAGGCGTTGCAGATCGCCAGCATCGTCAAGGTCACCCAGAACGCGCTGATGGGCGTGGTCGCGGTGGCGCTGACCGCGTACTTCGCGCTGCACGTCGAGCGTCGGGCCGGCGCGGCCCGTCCGGGGCTCGGCGAGCTGTGGCGCCGGTTCCCGAAGTTCGTCCTCGGCTTCGTCGCCGCGTCGGTGATCGCCACCTGGTATCTCGACGTCGCCGGAGCGGACGGCAAGGCCACCATCGCGATCGTCAACGACCTGCGGACCTGGTTCTTCATCCTGGCCTTCGTCAGCATCGGCCTGGAGGTGCGGGTGACGGCGCTGCGGCAGGCCGGGTGGCGGCCGGTGGTGGTATTCGGCGCCGCCACCGTGTTCAACCTGGTCCTCGCGCTGGGCCTCGCCTCGGTGCTGTTCGCCGGCTTCTCGACGAGCTGA
- a CDS encoding maleylpyruvate isomerase family mycothiol-dependent enzyme yields the protein MNSVDSSDSARTAAQIVAARGALADDLADLTDAQWVTRSLCGSWTVEETLAHVTSAARMTPFRWIRSMAAAGFRPDVHNRRRLREHLGATPAETLATFRAAVSATTAPSGHSAAWLGEVVVHGQDIRRPLGLHGGPSVEAATTVAEFFVSRNFAVNSRTVAKGLRWEATDGPFRSGAGPVVRGTTEALVMVLAGRRAYLADITGEGVETVGARI from the coding sequence ATGAACTCCGTCGACTCCAGCGATTCCGCTCGCACCGCCGCCCAGATCGTCGCCGCCCGGGGCGCCCTGGCCGACGATCTCGCCGATCTGACCGATGCCCAGTGGGTCACCCGCTCGCTCTGCGGCTCCTGGACCGTCGAGGAGACGCTGGCGCATGTGACCTCGGCCGCGCGGATGACTCCGTTCCGCTGGATCCGCAGCATGGCCGCAGCCGGGTTCCGCCCGGACGTGCACAACCGGCGACGCCTGCGCGAGCACCTCGGCGCGACGCCCGCCGAGACGCTGGCGACGTTCCGGGCCGCCGTGTCCGCCACCACCGCGCCGTCCGGGCACTCCGCCGCGTGGCTGGGCGAGGTCGTCGTGCACGGCCAGGACATCCGCCGCCCGCTCGGACTGCACGGTGGGCCGTCGGTCGAGGCGGCCACCACGGTCGCCGAGTTCTTCGTGTCCAGGAACTTCGCCGTCAACAGCCGCACCGTGGCGAAGGGCCTGCGGTGGGAGGCGACCGACGGACCGTTCCGCAGCGGTGCCGGTCCGGTCGTCCGAGGAACGACGGAAGCGCTGGTGATGGTGCTCGCGGGCCGACGCGCCTACCTCGCGGACATCACCGGTGAGGGTGTCGAGACCGTGGGCGCCCGCATCTAG
- the smpB gene encoding SsrA-binding protein SmpB: MGTSGDSERTVVASNRRARHDYTILKTYEAGIVLAGTEVKSLREKRVSLVDAFAQELDGEIMLYGLHIAEYGYGTWTNHAPRRTRKLLLRRVEIERILAQIREGGFTLVPLSMYFSGGWAKVELALAKGRKAYDKRQALAARDADREIAREMGRRLKGRTGRYAEGRATGR; encoded by the coding sequence GTGGGCACCTCCGGTGACAGCGAGCGGACGGTCGTCGCGTCGAACCGCAGGGCGCGGCACGACTACACGATCCTCAAGACCTACGAGGCCGGGATCGTGCTGGCCGGCACCGAGGTCAAGTCACTGCGGGAGAAGCGGGTCTCGCTCGTCGACGCCTTTGCGCAGGAACTCGACGGCGAGATCATGCTCTACGGCCTGCACATCGCGGAGTACGGCTACGGCACGTGGACGAACCACGCGCCCCGCCGGACCCGGAAGCTGCTGCTGCGCCGGGTGGAGATCGAACGCATCCTGGCACAGATCCGCGAGGGCGGGTTCACCCTCGTGCCGCTGTCGATGTACTTCTCGGGCGGCTGGGCCAAGGTCGAGCTGGCGCTGGCCAAGGGCCGCAAGGCGTACGACAAGCGGCAGGCGCTGGCCGCCCGGGACGCCGATCGGGAGATCGCCCGGGAGATGGGTCGTCGCCTCAAGGGGCGGACGGGCCGGTACGCCGAGGGGCGTGCGACCGGTCGGTGA
- a CDS encoding type II toxin-antitoxin system Phd/YefM family antitoxin: MAVPALTPGTVPPRSLPLREARTRLSQLVAMAELTDTVTVITRDGDPRPVAAIVPAGAVRTAAQTRADADRLAEVTAGWARRLEAQREQSGRRHAAELRAVTTALAEVWAELERRAPAGGDAALARLRAAHEHLLAG, from the coding sequence ATGGCTGTCCCCGCCCTCACCCCAGGCACCGTCCCGCCACGCTCGCTGCCGCTGCGCGAGGCGCGCACCCGGCTGAGTCAGCTCGTCGCCATGGCGGAGCTGACCGACACCGTCACCGTGATCACCCGCGACGGCGATCCCCGTCCGGTCGCCGCGATCGTGCCGGCCGGCGCGGTGCGCACCGCCGCCCAGACCCGCGCCGACGCCGACCGGCTCGCCGAGGTCACCGCCGGCTGGGCCCGTCGACTGGAGGCCCAACGGGAGCAGAGCGGCCGTCGCCACGCCGCCGAGCTGCGCGCGGTGACGACCGCGCTCGCCGAGGTCTGGGCCGAGCTGGAGCGCCGCGCCCCGGCCGGTGGCGACGCCGCGCTCGCCCGGCTGCGCGCGGCCCACGAGCACCTGCTCGCCGGCTGA